Proteins found in one Halobaculum sp. MBLA0147 genomic segment:
- a CDS encoding prenyltransferase yields the protein MSAATVGGDTTFPRLQYLLKLSRPRFWPYLAGPVVVGVAGAATTVPELFAPLNLLLFAFFLVPANVQLYGVNDVFDRDVDESNPKKDDKEVRYGGDVLVPATVAVVSLAGLALFAAVPCVAWPYLAAYFLLAVEYSAPPFRFKTTPILDSVSNGLYVLPGAVAYATVAGVDPPITALVGGWLWSMAMHTFSAIPDIEPDREAGIRTTATVLGEVRTYAYCGFVWLAAATVFSFHSHPIGLLLLAYPATVLGIVWSDVSVDRAYWWFPALNTVVGALLTMGLLTRIVPPGAVVP from the coding sequence GTGAGCGCGGCGACGGTGGGCGGCGACACGACGTTCCCGCGGCTCCAGTACCTGCTGAAGCTGTCGCGGCCGCGGTTCTGGCCGTACCTCGCCGGGCCGGTGGTCGTCGGCGTCGCCGGTGCGGCGACGACCGTCCCGGAGCTGTTCGCGCCGCTGAACCTCCTGTTGTTCGCGTTCTTCCTCGTGCCGGCGAACGTCCAGTTGTACGGCGTCAACGACGTGTTCGACCGGGACGTCGACGAGTCGAACCCGAAGAAAGACGACAAGGAGGTGCGGTACGGCGGCGACGTGTTAGTGCCGGCGACGGTCGCGGTCGTCTCGCTGGCCGGACTGGCGCTGTTCGCGGCGGTCCCCTGCGTCGCGTGGCCGTACCTCGCCGCCTACTTCCTGTTGGCGGTGGAGTACAGCGCGCCGCCGTTCCGGTTCAAGACCACGCCGATCCTCGACTCCGTCTCGAACGGCCTGTACGTCCTGCCGGGTGCGGTGGCGTACGCGACCGTCGCAGGCGTCGACCCGCCGATCACGGCGCTGGTCGGCGGGTGGCTGTGGTCGATGGCGATGCACACCTTCTCCGCCATCCCGGACATCGAGCCGGACCGCGAGGCCGGGATCCGCACGACGGCGACCGTGTTGGGCGAGGTGCGGACGTACGCCTACTGCGGGTTCGTGTGGCTTGCGGCGGCGACGGTGTTCTCGTTCCACAGCCACCCGATCGGGCTGCTCCTGCTCGCGTACCCGGCGACCGTCCTCGGGATCGTCTGGTCGGACGTGTCCGTCGACCGGGCGTACTGGTGGTTCCCGGCGTTGAACACGGTCGTCGGCGCACTGTTGACGATGGGACTGTTGACGCGGATCGTCCCGCCCGGGGCGGTGGTGCCGTGA
- the cruF gene encoding bisanhydrobacterioruberin hydratase produces MSTSVADLREQVPESRAEFERRLDALIVDNRFTISVFFPLNGIVLLLASAEGWLPEPLAFNGLLILTGVAVMRAPLIAGVLPVADRKAALGVGLLTLYAYGIEYVGVHTGEPYGRFEYVVDLGPTLAGVPVGLPVFFLPLVVNAYLLVSLLLGERAERALVRLAAVIGLVLIMDVVLDPGAVALTFWRYFEPGAPVFGGLLSSQGGFYGVPVSNYQGWVLSATVSVVVLDRAFDREALLERVRDCQFMLDDMVSFVILWGGVNVWFGNWVPALVAGLIGVGLWRADQFDTNLVAAEFG; encoded by the coding sequence GTGAGCACGTCCGTCGCGGACTTGCGCGAGCAGGTGCCGGAGTCGCGGGCAGAGTTCGAACGCCGCCTCGACGCGCTGATCGTCGACAACCGGTTCACCATCAGCGTCTTCTTCCCGCTGAACGGGATCGTGTTGCTGTTGGCGAGTGCCGAAGGGTGGCTCCCGGAGCCGCTGGCGTTCAACGGACTGTTGATCCTCACCGGCGTCGCCGTGATGCGTGCACCACTGATCGCGGGTGTGCTCCCCGTCGCGGACCGGAAGGCGGCCCTCGGCGTAGGGCTCCTGACGCTGTACGCCTACGGGATCGAGTACGTCGGCGTCCACACCGGGGAGCCGTACGGGCGGTTCGAGTACGTCGTCGACCTCGGGCCGACGCTGGCGGGGGTGCCCGTCGGGCTGCCGGTGTTCTTCCTCCCGCTGGTGGTGAACGCCTACCTGCTCGTCTCGCTGTTGTTGGGCGAGCGGGCCGAGCGGGCGCTCGTCAGACTCGCGGCCGTGATCGGCCTCGTCTTGATCATGGACGTGGTGTTGGACCCCGGTGCGGTGGCGTTGACCTTCTGGCGCTACTTCGAACCCGGCGCGCCGGTGTTCGGGGGACTACTCTCCTCGCAGGGTGGGTTCTACGGCGTCCCGGTCTCGAACTACCAGGGCTGGGTGTTGTCCGCGACGGTCTCGGTGGTCGTGTTGGACCGCGCGTTCGACCGCGAGGCGCTGTTGGAGCGGGTGCGCGACTGCCAGTTCATGCTCGACGACATGGTGAGTTTCGTGATCCTGTGGGGTGGCGTGAACGTCTGGTTCGGCAACTGGGTGCCCGCGCTGGTCGCCGGCCTGATCGGCGTCGGCCTGTGGCGCGCCGACCAGTTCGACACGAACCTCGTGGCCGCGGAGTTCGGCTGA
- a CDS encoding TrmJ/YjtD family RNA methyltransferase, with protein MSEYAVVVVEPETPGNVGTIARSMKNFGLYDLKLVDPPEIGEGTEAYGFAGHAREDVLPNADTVTLDEVIESYHTVGFTGITAEDATSHTRFPYTTPAELRDDLATVDTDTALVFGRESRGLNNDELDRLDEVASIPANPEYPVLNLGQAATVTLYELRELFLDETHLPDRERERADEAEIERLHEQFGRYLDAVEHREHVRERAGTLLRRVVGRAHPTDREVTTLTGLFRKTADRWNVVDEPDDTAGSDEPDDTAGSDEPDDTAGSDEPDDTAGSDEPDDTAASDEPDDTTGSDEPDDTGEA; from the coding sequence ATGAGCGAGTACGCGGTCGTCGTCGTCGAGCCGGAGACGCCCGGCAACGTCGGCACCATCGCGCGGTCGATGAAGAACTTCGGACTGTACGACCTGAAACTGGTCGACCCCCCGGAGATCGGCGAGGGGACGGAGGCGTACGGCTTCGCCGGGCACGCACGCGAGGACGTGCTCCCGAACGCAGACACGGTCACGCTCGACGAGGTGATCGAGTCGTACCACACCGTCGGGTTCACCGGGATCACCGCCGAGGACGCCACCAGTCACACGCGGTTCCCGTACACCACGCCCGCAGAGCTACGCGATGATCTCGCGACGGTCGACACGGACACGGCCCTCGTGTTCGGCCGGGAGTCGCGGGGGCTGAACAACGACGAACTCGACCGCCTCGACGAGGTGGCGTCGATCCCCGCGAACCCGGAGTACCCCGTGTTGAACCTCGGGCAGGCGGCGACAGTGACGCTGTACGAACTCCGCGAGCTGTTCCTAGACGAGACGCACCTCCCCGACCGCGAGCGGGAGCGAGCCGACGAGGCGGAGATCGAACGCCTCCACGAGCAGTTCGGTCGCTACCTCGACGCGGTGGAACACCGCGAGCACGTCCGCGAGCGGGCGGGGACGCTCCTCCGGCGTGTCGTCGGGCGTGCCCACCCGACGGACCGCGAGGTGACGACGCTCACCGGACTGTTCCGGAAGACCGCCGACCGCTGGAACGTCGTCGACGAGCCGGACGACACGGCAGGATCGGACGAGCCGGACGACACGGCAGGATCGGACGAGCCGGACGACACGGCAGGATCGGACGAGCCAGACGACACGGCAGGATCGGACGAGCCAGACGACACGGCCGCCTCGGACGAGCCGGACGACACGACGGGGTCGGACGAGCCGGACGACACCGGCGAGGCGTGA
- a CDS encoding UPF0058 family protein: MKKQELIHLHGLLSEVETQYEHWGEELDLEAYENLGVKPTSIHKSKTDHKAAVFKLAEGITGASPEKDTESEPVAPTAD, from the coding sequence ATGAAGAAGCAAGAGCTCATCCACCTGCACGGCCTTCTCAGCGAAGTAGAGACTCAGTACGAACACTGGGGAGAAGAGCTCGACCTCGAGGCGTACGAGAATCTCGGCGTGAAACCGACATCCATTCACAAGTCGAAGACCGACCACAAGGCGGCGGTGTTCAAGCTGGCCGAAGGCATCACGGGTGCGTCCCCGGAGAAGGACACGGAGTCCGAGCCGGTCGCGCCGACGGCCGACTGA
- a CDS encoding HAD family hydrolase: protein MHYEAVLFDLDDTLYPYEPAAATARAAAFERARALGYEFDRSTFADLYETGRRETKRELSGVAATHGRHNYFKRGLELVTGESRPADALALGDAYWDAFLDAMEPAPELSATLTAIRDAGAAVGITTNLTTRIQLRKLSRLGVAAAVDTVVTSEEVGREKPGSAMFTVPLARLDCAPSETVVVGDNVTADVGGGNAVGLDTVLLDRDDSVDTEDLPERHRPDHTVDALAAVREVVA, encoded by the coding sequence ATGCACTACGAGGCGGTGTTGTTCGACTTGGACGACACACTGTACCCGTACGAGCCGGCGGCTGCGACGGCGCGCGCGGCGGCGTTCGAGCGGGCGCGAGCGTTGGGGTACGAGTTCGACCGGTCGACGTTCGCGGACCTGTACGAGACCGGGCGTCGGGAGACGAAACGGGAACTCTCCGGCGTTGCAGCCACGCACGGGCGTCACAACTACTTCAAACGGGGACTGGAACTCGTCACCGGCGAGTCGCGACCGGCGGACGCACTCGCGCTGGGGGACGCCTACTGGGACGCGTTCCTTGACGCGATGGAACCCGCACCGGAGCTGTCCGCGACGCTGACCGCGATCCGCGACGCGGGTGCCGCCGTCGGGATCACGACGAACCTCACCACCAGGATCCAGCTGCGGAAGCTGTCGCGGCTCGGAGTCGCCGCGGCGGTTGACACCGTCGTCACCTCCGAGGAGGTGGGCCGCGAGAAGCCCGGCTCGGCGATGTTCACGGTGCCGCTGGCGCGTCTCGACTGCGCACCCAGCGAGACGGTCGTCGTCGGCGACAACGTCACCGCGGACGTCGGCGGCGGGAACGCCGTCGGACTCGACACGGTGTTGCTCGACCGTGACGACAGCGTCGACACCGAGGACCTGCCGGAGCGACACCGTCCCGACCACACCGTCGACGCGTTGGCGGCCGTTCGGGAGGTGGTGGCGTGA
- a CDS encoding class II aldolase/adducin family protein produces MSRDGAESIRAAREAVVEYAPRLADLTPGRSGNLSVRVGDRVAVTPTGVAYDAFDVADVPVVTLDGEQVDGEMAPSSEVPMHTGIYRHRDTGAIVHAHSPAATTLSILGEPLPPIHYMLVAVGGEVPVAGYAPFGTEELAANAVAAMDEADADAVILANHGLVVGGDDLESTVENTVHVDALAGQYLQARAVGDPVELSEADLDDARERFATYGQQPDESDEE; encoded by the coding sequence GTGAGCCGCGACGGTGCGGAGTCGATCCGTGCCGCCCGCGAGGCCGTCGTGGAGTACGCGCCACGACTCGCGGATCTCACGCCCGGTCGCAGTGGGAACCTCTCCGTCCGCGTGGGGGACCGCGTCGCTGTCACGCCCACCGGGGTGGCGTACGACGCCTTCGACGTGGCGGACGTGCCGGTCGTCACCCTCGACGGCGAGCAGGTCGACGGGGAGATGGCCCCCTCCAGCGAGGTGCCGATGCACACCGGGATCTACCGGCACAGAGACACCGGTGCGATCGTCCACGCGCACTCGCCGGCCGCGACGACGCTGTCGATCCTGGGAGAGCCGCTCCCGCCGATCCACTACATGCTCGTCGCCGTCGGCGGCGAGGTGCCGGTCGCGGGGTACGCGCCGTTCGGCACGGAGGAGCTGGCGGCCAACGCCGTCGCAGCGATGGACGAGGCGGACGCGGACGCGGTGATCCTCGCCAACCACGGACTCGTCGTCGGCGGCGACGACCTGGAGAGCACCGTCGAGAACACGGTCCACGTCGACGCGCTCGCCGGACAGTACCTCCAGGCCCGTGCGGTCGGCGACCCGGTCGAGTTGTCCGAGGCGGACCTGGACGACGCCCGCGAGCGGTTCGCCACGTACGGCCAGCAACCCGACGAGTCCGACGAGGAGTGA
- a CDS encoding DUF555 domain-containing protein, with protein MDRRVVVEAAVPVYDVESPDEAVRIAISKTGEMLNPDLNYVEIDMAERTSPSGESLPPAFIAADEALVALELEMTVFNVERDEHASRIARKEIGQRLENIPLKVVRVEEVPDEVVEDEETDDADETVPVGSDDDAEETASSDDGDLLPEFEEMVEEES; from the coding sequence ATGGACCGCAGAGTTGTCGTCGAGGCCGCCGTGCCCGTGTACGACGTGGAGTCTCCCGACGAGGCGGTGCGGATCGCAATCTCGAAGACGGGTGAGATGCTCAACCCCGACCTCAACTACGTCGAGATCGACATGGCCGAGCGGACCTCGCCGAGCGGCGAGTCGTTGCCCCCGGCGTTCATCGCGGCGGACGAGGCGCTGGTCGCCCTGGAGTTGGAGATGACCGTCTTCAACGTCGAGCGCGACGAGCACGCCTCGCGGATCGCACGCAAGGAGATCGGCCAGCGGCTGGAGAACATCCCGCTGAAGGTGGTCCGTGTCGAGGAAGTGCCAGACGAGGTCGTCGAAGACGAAGAGACCGACGACGCCGACGAGACCGTCCCCGTCGGTTCGGACGACGACGCCGAGGAGACGGCCAGTTCCGACGACGGGGACCTCCTGCCGGAGTTCGAGGAGATGGTCGAAGAGGAGTCCTGA
- a CDS encoding amidohydrolase — protein sequence MTDAADVVLVDGEVHTLGEPDETHEAVAVRDGEIVRVGSTYDVEFLADAETDVIDLDGDVLLPGFVDAHTHLTNSGRYLVHADLSTADSPEDAVELLRERATETTGDTAASGDGATAAGGGDDRTAGDAVGDDSAADEYVLGFGYDESTWTPSRYLTREDLDAVSETRPVIAFREDMHVASVNGVALERHRGEMPDGDVQTDTERAGAGDPTGVVVEEAVDPLYDAVEPDYEATRELVTAAQAAANERGVTGIHDMVRRSHAPAVYRDLAAAGELTLRVRLNYWTDHLDALIELGERTNHGSELVQTGAVKSYTDGSFGGRTAKLSAPYADGDGTGQWVVDPEELREYVARAEAHDLQFTAHAIGDEAVRAVVEAYEDLTDPAAARHRIEHVELADADLRERIAESGIVASMQPNFLKWAGEDGLYADRLGERRAETNRLADYTARDAHLAFGSDCMPLDPLLGVHHAVNAPAAGQRLDPTTALRAYTRGAAYAGFDEDRLGTVEPGKRADLVALDASPWDEPGAIRDIDVTLTTLGGDVVYERD from the coding sequence ATGACAGACGCGGCGGACGTGGTGCTGGTCGACGGGGAGGTCCACACGCTCGGTGAGCCAGACGAGACACACGAGGCGGTCGCGGTCCGCGACGGAGAGATCGTCCGCGTCGGCTCGACGTACGACGTGGAGTTCCTCGCAGACGCCGAGACGGACGTGATCGACCTCGACGGCGACGTGTTGCTCCCGGGGTTCGTCGACGCCCACACGCACCTGACGAACAGCGGTCGCTACCTCGTCCACGCGGACCTCTCGACGGCCGACTCTCCCGAAGACGCCGTCGAGTTGCTCCGCGAACGTGCCACGGAGACGACGGGCGACACGGCGGCGAGCGGGGACGGCGCGACGGCGGCCGGCGGGGGTGACGACCGGACGGCCGGCGACGCGGTGGGAGACGACTCCGCGGCCGACGAGTACGTGCTCGGGTTCGGCTACGACGAGAGCACGTGGACGCCCTCGCGGTACCTCACGCGCGAGGACCTCGACGCCGTGAGCGAGACACGTCCGGTGATCGCCTTCCGCGAGGACATGCACGTCGCATCCGTCAACGGTGTCGCGTTGGAGCGCCACCGCGGCGAGATGCCCGACGGCGACGTACAGACCGACACCGAGCGGGCCGGCGCGGGCGATCCGACGGGGGTCGTCGTCGAGGAGGCGGTCGACCCGCTGTACGACGCCGTCGAGCCGGACTACGAGGCGACGCGGGAGCTGGTGACGGCCGCACAGGCGGCCGCGAACGAGCGCGGGGTCACCGGGATCCACGACATGGTGCGACGCTCGCACGCACCGGCGGTGTACCGCGACCTCGCCGCGGCGGGCGAGTTGACCCTCCGCGTGCGCCTCAACTACTGGACGGACCACCTCGACGCCCTGATCGAGTTGGGCGAGCGGACGAACCACGGGAGCGAGTTGGTCCAGACCGGTGCGGTCAAGAGCTACACGGACGGCTCCTTCGGCGGACGAACGGCGAAGCTCTCCGCGCCGTACGCGGACGGCGACGGAACCGGGCAGTGGGTGGTCGACCCCGAGGAACTCCGCGAGTACGTCGCCCGCGCGGAGGCACACGATCTCCAGTTCACCGCCCACGCTATCGGGGACGAAGCCGTCCGCGCGGTCGTCGAGGCGTACGAGGACCTCACGGACCCCGCCGCGGCACGCCACCGGATCGAACACGTGGAGTTGGCCGACGCCGACCTCCGCGAGCGGATCGCCGAGAGCGGCATCGTCGCCTCGATGCAGCCGAACTTCCTCAAGTGGGCCGGCGAAGACGGCCTGTACGCCGACCGACTCGGGGAGCGCCGGGCGGAGACGAACCGGCTCGCGGACTACACGGCTCGCGACGCCCACCTGGCGTTCGGCTCCGACTGTATGCCGCTGGACCCGCTGTTGGGCGTCCACCACGCGGTCAACGCGCCCGCGGCGGGACAGCGACTCGACCCGACCACGGCGCTGCGTGCCTACACCCGCGGCGCGGCGTACGCCGGCTTCGACGAGGACCGCCTCGGGACGGTCGAACCCGGCAAGCGCGCGGACTTGGTCGCACTCGACGCCTCCCCGTGGGACGAGCCGGGGGCCATCCGCGACATCGACGTGACGCTCACGACCCTCGGCGGCGACGTGGTGTACGAGCGAGACTGA
- the nadA gene encoding quinolinate synthase NadA, whose amino-acid sequence MPRMETADIETDLSLFKYDNLEQLPPHYRELDEAERTEKIESALAELGDDVVILGHNYQRREIVDHADFVGDSYQLSKQAAESDAEYVVFGGVTFMAESADIITDDDQTVLLPSMEASCPMAGMAEALQVDAAWAEITEAAGDDEEIVPVTYMNSYADLKAFCAEQGGLVCTSSNAADAFEWAFERGDTVLFLPDKHLGTNTAYELGMEDDIVEWDPWDPEGKDAEEVAEAEIVLWDGYCQVHERFCASHVEELRAERPDANVVVHPECRREVVEAADVVGSTSTITQTVEEAEPGETWAIGTEIHLANHLDRWHPEVEVLPLCGDACMDCNAMRQIDPNYLAWILDGLVAGEERNVVEVAPREKELAKVATERMLEL is encoded by the coding sequence ATGCCCCGGATGGAGACTGCGGACATCGAGACGGACCTGAGTCTGTTCAAGTACGACAACCTCGAGCAACTCCCCCCACACTACCGGGAGTTGGACGAGGCCGAACGGACCGAGAAGATCGAGTCGGCGCTCGCGGAGCTGGGCGACGACGTGGTGATCCTCGGGCACAACTACCAGCGGCGGGAGATCGTCGACCACGCGGACTTCGTGGGTGACTCCTATCAGCTGTCGAAACAGGCGGCAGAGTCGGACGCGGAGTACGTCGTCTTCGGCGGCGTGACGTTCATGGCGGAGTCGGCCGACATCATCACCGACGACGACCAGACCGTCCTCCTGCCGTCGATGGAGGCGTCGTGTCCGATGGCCGGGATGGCCGAGGCGCTACAGGTCGACGCCGCGTGGGCGGAGATCACCGAGGCGGCCGGCGACGACGAGGAGATCGTCCCGGTGACGTACATGAACAGCTACGCCGACCTGAAGGCGTTCTGTGCCGAGCAGGGTGGGCTCGTCTGTACCTCCTCGAACGCGGCCGACGCCTTCGAGTGGGCGTTCGAGCGCGGGGACACCGTGCTCTTCCTCCCCGACAAACACCTCGGGACGAACACCGCCTACGAACTCGGGATGGAAGACGACATCGTCGAGTGGGACCCGTGGGACCCCGAGGGGAAGGACGCCGAGGAGGTCGCCGAGGCAGAGATCGTCCTCTGGGACGGCTACTGTCAGGTCCACGAGCGGTTCTGCGCGAGTCACGTGGAGGAGCTGCGTGCGGAGCGGCCGGACGCGAACGTGGTCGTCCACCCCGAGTGTCGCCGCGAGGTCGTCGAGGCCGCGGACGTGGTCGGCTCTACGTCGACGATCACCCAGACCGTCGAGGAGGCAGAACCGGGGGAGACGTGGGCCATCGGGACGGAGATCCACCTCGCGAACCACCTCGACCGCTGGCACCCGGAGGTGGAGGTGTTGCCGCTGTGTGGTGACGCCTGTATGGACTGTAACGCGATGCGGCAGATCGACCCGAACTACCTCGCGTGGATCCTCGACGGCCTCGTCGCGGGCGAGGAGCGCAACGTGGTCGAGGTCGCCCCTCGCGAGAAGGAGCTGGCGAAGGTCGCCACCGAACGGATGTTGGAGCTGTGA
- a CDS encoding L-aspartate oxidase, whose product MTGLTDGAALPDGGDAPERYTADVLVIGSGIAGCAAALAAAREGADVLVATKAERPEDAATDWAQGGIAVTQSDPEAFAADIRAAGAGETDPEAVEVLVENAREAVDDVLLDTLDVDFDTTGDDEDAPLDLGREAAHSERRILHVDAETGRHVLRPFLGHLEAHDGVELLADTAAYDLLTHEGRVHGALLETTDEERSAVPAYAGATVVATGGIGSLYRDSTNPDGATGDGIAMAALAGADVADAQYVQFHPTVFDTAAVDGDAEPFLVSEAVRGEGGVLRDGDGERFMTEVHEDAELAPRDVVARAVADAREATGEVRLDVSAVDFAEEFPGLAEKCEARGVDPADGIPVAPAEHFLCGGIDVDTRGRASLDRLFAAGECARTGVHGANRLASTSLLEGLVWGLRAGETAAGFEPEPSAVDAPEPRDSDPALPENFAHGKFHRLRDVMTDAFGLERDRESMRRASAVLRRLKGEVDAYTRTRTSRSLYELRNASVTALLIAKAAVEAEPAGTHHVVDATGETDADGGDRGDEAGSDGDEAERAAGTPER is encoded by the coding sequence ATGACGGGACTCACCGACGGGGCCGCGCTACCGGACGGCGGCGACGCCCCAGAACGGTACACGGCGGACGTGCTCGTGATCGGCTCCGGCATCGCCGGCTGTGCGGCCGCACTCGCGGCCGCCCGCGAGGGTGCGGACGTGCTCGTCGCGACGAAAGCCGAGCGGCCGGAAGACGCCGCGACCGACTGGGCACAGGGCGGTATCGCCGTCACGCAGTCCGATCCGGAGGCGTTCGCCGCCGACATCCGCGCGGCAGGGGCGGGTGAGACGGACCCGGAGGCGGTCGAGGTGCTCGTCGAGAACGCCCGCGAGGCGGTCGACGACGTGTTGTTGGACACGCTCGACGTGGACTTCGACACGACGGGTGACGACGAGGACGCCCCGCTCGACCTGGGACGGGAGGCGGCCCACTCCGAGCGGCGCATCCTCCACGTCGACGCCGAGACGGGGCGGCACGTCCTGCGGCCGTTCCTCGGTCACCTCGAGGCCCACGACGGCGTCGAGCTCCTCGCGGACACCGCCGCCTACGACCTACTCACACACGAGGGGCGTGTCCACGGCGCGCTGTTGGAGACGACCGACGAGGAGCGGTCCGCGGTGCCGGCGTACGCCGGGGCGACGGTGGTGGCGACCGGCGGGATCGGCTCGCTGTACCGCGACTCGACGAACCCGGACGGGGCGACGGGTGACGGGATCGCGATGGCCGCGCTGGCCGGTGCGGACGTGGCCGACGCCCAGTACGTCCAGTTCCACCCGACGGTGTTCGACACGGCCGCCGTCGACGGGGACGCCGAGCCGTTCCTCGTCAGCGAGGCGGTTCGCGGCGAGGGTGGCGTGTTGCGCGACGGCGACGGGGAGCGGTTCATGACGGAGGTCCACGAGGACGCCGAGTTGGCCCCCCGCGACGTGGTCGCTCGTGCGGTCGCGGACGCCCGCGAGGCGACGGGCGAGGTGCGACTCGACGTGTCCGCGGTGGACTTCGCCGAGGAGTTCCCCGGACTCGCGGAGAAGTGCGAGGCGCGCGGTGTCGACCCCGCGGATGGGATCCCGGTCGCGCCCGCGGAACACTTCCTGTGTGGTGGGATCGACGTGGACACCCGGGGGCGTGCCTCGCTGGACCGCCTGTTCGCGGCCGGCGAGTGTGCGCGGACCGGCGTCCACGGCGCGAACCGACTCGCCTCCACCTCGCTGTTGGAGGGGCTCGTCTGGGGGCTGCGTGCCGGGGAGACGGCCGCGGGGTTCGAGCCGGAGCCGTCGGCGGTCGACGCACCGGAGCCGCGCGACAGCGACCCGGCACTCCCGGAGAACTTCGCCCACGGGAAGTTCCACCGGCTGCGCGACGTGATGACGGACGCGTTCGGGCTCGAACGTGACCGCGAGTCGATGCGGCGCGCATCGGCGGTGTTGCGGCGCCTGAAGGGTGAGGTGGACGCCTACACCCGGACGCGCACCTCGCGGAGTCTGTACGAACTCCGCAACGCGAGCGTCACGGCGTTACTGATCGCGAAGGCGGCCGTCGAGGCCGAGCCGGCCGGTACTCACCACGTCGTCGACGCGACCGGCGAGACGGACGCCGACGGCGGCGACCGCGGCGACGAGGCCGGATCGGACGGAGACGAGGCCGAACGAGCCGCCGGGACGCCGGAGCGATGA
- the nadC gene encoding carboxylating nicotinate-nucleotide diphosphorylase, with protein MITDGDVERWLCEDVGHHDVTNQVPGETTGRLVAKEDGVVAGLDAALAVFEYLGVDAEAVADDGEPVADGDRVTAGQRVLRVRGPAREVLRGERPAVNVASHASGVATATAAAVAAAREGAECSPDADPDAVRVAATRKTTPGLRGVEKRAVVAGGGDTHRLDLSHMVMVKENHVAELGFEGAIERFRERVSFATQIEVEVERPEDGVRAAEAGADVVLFDNLDPDALREGVAALPADTLAEASGGIGLDDVPAYAATGVDVISMGSLTHSADALDLSFYTEG; from the coding sequence ATGATCACGGACGGTGACGTGGAGCGGTGGCTCTGCGAGGACGTGGGTCACCACGACGTGACGAACCAGGTCCCGGGCGAGACGACCGGCCGACTCGTCGCCAAGGAGGACGGCGTCGTCGCGGGACTCGACGCGGCGCTCGCGGTGTTCGAGTACCTCGGCGTCGACGCCGAGGCGGTGGCCGACGACGGCGAGCCCGTGGCGGACGGCGACCGCGTGACCGCCGGGCAGCGAGTGCTCCGGGTCCGGGGGCCGGCACGCGAGGTGTTGCGTGGGGAGCGTCCCGCGGTGAACGTCGCGAGTCACGCCTCCGGCGTCGCCACGGCGACCGCGGCGGCCGTCGCGGCGGCACGCGAGGGAGCCGAGTGCTCGCCAGACGCCGACCCGGACGCGGTTCGGGTCGCCGCGACGCGGAAGACCACACCGGGACTACGCGGCGTCGAGAAGCGCGCGGTGGTCGCGGGCGGGGGTGACACCCACCGACTCGACCTGAGTCACATGGTGATGGTCAAGGAGAACCACGTCGCGGAACTCGGCTTCGAGGGGGCCATCGAGCGGTTCCGCGAGCGAGTCTCCTTCGCGACGCAGATCGAGGTGGAGGTCGAGCGACCCGAAGACGGCGTGCGTGCCGCCGAGGCGGGTGCGGACGTGGTGTTGTTCGACAACCTCGACCCGGACGCACTCCGGGAGGGCGTGGCGGCGCTACCGGCGGACACGCTGGCGGAGGCCAGCGGCGGGATCGGACTCGACGACGTGCCGGCGTACGCCGCGACGGGCGTCGACGTGATCTCGATGGGATCGTTGACCCACTCGGCGGACGCGCTGGACCTGTCCTTCTACACCGAGGGGTGA